Proteins found in one Malassezia vespertilionis chromosome 5, complete sequence genomic segment:
- a CDS encoding uncharacterized protein (EggNog:ENOG503P8UJ; TransMembrane:4 (o35-54i66-83o89-105i117-138o); COG:S), producing MASVQTNDAAPSPLVARARDTWAQMRAYAQSPMPAYSLAALCAVAMPFGLGHVASAAKVPRLVPPYWQLLGFGGFFSGGGYIISQGDVLNGSGVVTAWSLTYLTFKTLPTLPWLYRSPLSLCLSLAVGSIGLGVSLPIEA from the exons ATGGCCAGCGTGCAAACcaacgacgcggcgccatCCCCActcgtggcgcgcgcgcgcgatacaTGGGCGCAGATGCGTGCATATGCACAGAGCCCCATGCCAGCATACTCACTTGCTGCACTTTGTGCTGTCGCCATGCCATTTGGCCTTGGTCATGTTGCTAGCGCCGCCAAAGTCCCGAGACTCGTGCCGCCGTATTGGCAGTTGCTTGGGTTTGGCGGATTCTTTAGTGGGGGTGGCTACATTATCTCGCAGGGAGACGTGTTGAATGGCAGCGGCGTCGTTACAGCGTGGTCCCTAACATACCTCACATTCAAGacgctgccgacgctgccgtGGCTCTACCGCTCGCCATTGTCCTTGTGCTTGAGTTTGGCTGTGGGGAGCATTGGGCTTGGCGT CTCTCTTCCCATCGAAGCATGA
- a CDS encoding uncharacterized protein (COG:U; EggNog:ENOG503P25J; BUSCO:EOG092656CM) — MSGLEKSLFQLKFTAKSMQRLANKASRDEVLEKSKLKKALAQDNVEGARIYAANSIRKKNESLNLLRLSSRIDAVSSRVETAVAMRQVTGNMASVVKGLDKAMQSMDLERISMVMDKFENQLEDVDVQTSYMESTMGSATATGMPQDEVDTLMQQIADQNGIEMHQQLGNSALQGKVADLSGEPQRNAPLPNADQDDALAQRLRALRPAT; from the exons ATGAGTGGCCTTGAAA AATCGCTATTCCAGCTCAAG TTTACAGCCAAGTCGATGCAACGACTTGCGAATAAAGCGAGCCGCGACGAAGTATTGGAGAAGAGCAAACTGAAAAAG gcgcttgcgcaggatAATGTGGAAGGTGCACGTATATATGCAGCGAACTCGATTCGAAAAAAGAACGAGTCGCTAAATTTGTTGCGCCTGAGCAGCCGCATTGACGCGGTGAGCAGTCGCGTGGAAACGGCCGTAGCGATGCGGCAAGTGACTGGGAATATGGCATCGGTCGTCAAAGGCCTAGACAAGGCGATGCAGTCGATGGATTTGGAGCGC ATTTCCATGGTCATGGATAAATTTGAAAACCAGCTAGAGGATGTGGATGTGCAGACATCCTACATGGAGTCTACTATGGGCTCTGCGACGGCAACAGGCATGCCGCAAGACGAAGTTGACACACTTATGCAGCAGATTGCCGATCAAAATGGCATTGAAATGCATCAGCAGCTGGGCAACTCGGCCCTTCAAGGCAAAGTCGCCGATCTTTCCGGAGAACCACAGCGGAATGCACCGCTTCCTAATGCCGATCAGGACGACGCACTAGCCCAGCGGCTACGTGCCTTGCGACCTGCGACATGA
- a CDS encoding uncharacterized protein (EggNog:ENOG503Q501), which yields MFMFMSDASAAAAGTSAMCSPNANELLEPPLHQSIALDEFAEIEDSLKEIRRKPSAEGFSRILSGLGLQRRASSANLSLCRRMTSMQSISSHIDDGGNNASGASPDEADCSVVEVPAEAGAMCCCQKTECEASKCFAEKVSEMESDLQLSAEIGQALLRRQETMINRAQQESEEHAAQRDKLLERFTQSIKENKNLSRQLTQANMNLEAADQSHHALLTELEEMRKQMRDTKMHRAKSTGMSAKLTVVNNELEDARQELLLERQRFAALEKSAKHAMDERVCTLQQELEEEREKLRRMRACAVAESKQQSAAWHSQRAKLDAHGTSNGAQGNDLPCVDKVQAEACDVRPLAQDTDERILQQCSARSVSGSSASEQGSGHPSTAHTTPTSLYQEHFEEKDAGRPSFGDTCSVRTVDLDRSFDSGTMETRTVLLDALLDAVQRAFYKLAHADIDTMTARLHRQKLAGDVGHLARTSVQSAVRDMEGLREHLKRQMERDLRHTRNGVERNLHDTSLVTRRDFFQLFKLLKEIMLELAKLRRCVNDIQLDPANAAKVLHEHLGVNTTAPKGSWIARMLTGAISSAAEASGVAHAAPMKPGPVPRRAPELVPPMVGAAPTSTLQSHTVPMRHTGALPAHLTPRASTLVMPSSVAVQFAGSHASPAGAHFSAASFGRASVCRGHGTSQLRAMDTEGALGHWNKPTAFDSARVLRPRARGLSDSSMHSTLLEHAPVP from the exons ATGTTTA TGTTCATGAGTGATGCATcggctgccgctgccggcACGAGCGCAATGTGCTCTCCGAATGCAAACGAATTACTTGAACCACCCTTGCATCAGTCAATTGCTTTGGATGAGTTCGCAGAAATTGAGGATTCACTGAAGGAAATCCGACGGAAACCCTCTGCGGAAGGATTCTCGCGCATTCTCAGTGGACTcggtctgcagcgccgcgcgagttCCGCGAATCTTTCGTTATGCAGGCGCATGACCAGCATGCAAAGTATCAGCAGCCATATAGACGACGGTGGCAACAatgcgagcggcgcatcgcccgaCGAGGCAGACTGTTCTGTGGTCGAAGTGCCCGCCGAAGCGGGCGCGATGTGCTGCTGCCAGAAGACGGAGTGTGAAGCATCGAAGTGCTTTGCCGAGAAGGTCAGCGAGATGGAGTCTGATTTGCAGTTGAGCGCAGAAATTGGCCAGGCACTGTTGCGCAGGCAGGAAACCATGATAAaccgcgcgcagcaagaaTCGGAGGAGCacgcggcacagcgcgacaAGCTACTTGAACGTTTTACACAGAGCATCAAAGAGAACAAGAATTTGTCGCGGCAGCTCACGCAGGCAAACATGAATTTGGAGGCTGCCGACCAGAGCCACCACGCACTTCTCACCGAACTGGAAGAGATGCGCAAGCAAATGCGCGACACCAagatgcaccgcgccaagTCTACTGGCATGAGCGCCAAGCTTACCGTCGTGAACAACGAGCTGGAAGATGCGAGGCAGGAGCTGCTCTTGGAGCGCCAACGCTTTGCCGCGTTGGAGAAGAGCGCAAAGCATGCGATGGATGAACGTGTGTGCACACTCCAGCAAGAACTcgaagaagagcgcgagaagcTGCGAAGAatgcgtgcgtgtgcggtTGCAGAATCCAAGCAACAGTCAGCAGCATGGCACAGCCAGCGTGCCAAGCTCGATGCCCATGGCACGTCTAACGGTGCACAAGGCAACGATTTGCCGTGTGTAGACAAAGTGCAGGCGGAGGCATGCGATGTGCGCCCCCTTGCGCAGGACACGGACGAAAGAATATtgcagcagtgcagcgcacgcagcgtctccgggtcgagcgcgagcgagcAAGGCAGCGGCCATCCAAGCACTGCACATACGACGCCGACCAGCTTGTATCAGGAGCATTTTGAAGAGAAGGATGCTGGGCGCCCCTCTTTTGGCGACACATGCTCGGTGCGCACCGTTGATCTTGACCGCTCCTTTGACAGTGGCACAATGGAGACGAGGACGGTGCTTCTTGACGCGCTTCTTGACGCCGTCCAACGTGCCTTTTACAAGCTGGCGCATGCCGATATCGACACAATGACTGCGCGTCTGCACCGCCAAAAACTAGCAGGCGACGTGGGCCATCTTGCACGAACAAGCGTCCAGTCTGCAGTCCGCGATATGGAAGGACTTCGCGAGCATCTCAAGCGCCAAATGgagcgcgacttgcgccACACAAGGAACGGCGTGGAGCGCAATTTGCATGATACCAGTCTTGTGACACGCCGCGACTTTTTTCAGCTGTTCAAGTTGCTGAAAGAAATTATGCTGGAGCTTGCAAAACTCCGTCGCTGTGTTAATGATATCCAGCTGGACCCTGCGAATGCGGCGAAAGTATTGCACGAGCATCTTGGCGTAAACACGACAGCGCCAAAAGGGTCATGGATTGCACGCATGCTCACGGGCGCAATCAGCTCAGCCGCCGAAGCATCGGGCgtggcgcatgcggcgccgatGAAGCCTGGgcctgtgccgcggcgagcgcctgAACTAGTGCCGCCCATGgtcggcgcagcgccaacgTCCACGCTGCAGAGCCATACAGTGCCTATGCGCCACACAGGCGCCTTGCCTGCTCATCTCAcaccgcgcgcaagcacgctAGTGATGCCGTCCTCGGTTGCAGTCCAATTCGCGGGCTCGCATGCGAGCCCCGCCGGCGCACATTTTTCTGCAGCTTCATTTGGGCGTGCGAGTGTATGCAGAGGGCACGGCACATCGCAATTGCGTGCCATGGACACCGAAGGGGCGCTTGGACACTGGAACAAGCCGACCGCATTTGACAgtgcgcgtgtgctgcggccgcgcgcgcgtggcctCAGTGATAGCTccatgcacagcacgctGTTGGAGCACGCACCGGTTCCGTAG